One window from the genome of Oryza glaberrima chromosome 3, OglaRS2, whole genome shotgun sequence encodes:
- the LOC127768685 gene encoding glucan endo-1,3-beta-glucosidase 1-like: protein MMLDRRWRGTILLLICLVCNASGTYVGANTIPSPENSPSEFAKIVQSKQTKHARVFIGGADHRSLRSLANTGEEVILTVPNDQLEHMAEFLEEAELWVAANVARFLPATRITHVVAGDDVVARSPGNAYFLLPAMANLHAALAASRLDGRVKVSSAVSGAALQAPPAWAAAAVAGGLLRYLNATGAPLFLKTRPSESTDSMVDAAYGAMRALGFPGGAIPVIAAPVETEEFGGGATTVVYHSYLLQASGGVGGGERRSLATSAGMFCVALQNADAAALQAGLNWACGPGQADCAAIQPGGACYKQNNLPALASYAYNDYYQKMASTGATCSFNGTATTTTADPSSGSCVFTGSSMAGGSNTSVPGASPPTTLSPPAGLTPPVGTSPPTDFSPPAAGTTPPAGGFTPPAGGFGTPPSGGFGTPPSGFGPPGSFNGSGSSFGPSSAFSPYGGAGHRDGGASGARLAAAAALAVLLLSVDLM, encoded by the exons ATGATGTTGGACAGAAGATGGCGGGGAACCATACTTTTGCTCATCTGTCTTGTCTGCAATGCATCAG GGACTTATGTTGGCGCCAACAcgatcccttcgccggagaacTCGCCGTCGGAGTTCGCCAAGATTGTTCAGTCTAAGCAGACGAAGCATGCGCGCGTGTTCATCGGCGGCGCGGACCATCGGTCGCTGCGATCACTGGCGAACACCGGCGAGGAGGTGATCCTCACCGTGCCCAACGACCAGCTCGAGCACATGGCCGAGTTCCTGGAGGAGGCCGAGCTCTGGGTCGCCGCCAACGTCGCGCGGTTCCTCCCGGCGACGAGGATCACGCAcgtggtggccggcgacgacgtcgtggCCAGGTCACCGGGGAACGCGTacttcctcctcccggcgatGGCCAACCtccacgccgcgctcgccgcgtcgCGCCTCGACGGCCGCGTGAAGGTGTCGAGCGCGGTGTCCGGCGCCGCGCTGCAGGCTCCCCCGgcgtgggccgccgccgccgtggcgggcgGCCTCCTCCGGTACCTGAACGCCACCGGCGCGCCGCTGTTCCTCAAGACCCGGCCGTCGGAGTCCACGGACAGCATGGTCGACGCGGCCTACGGCGCGATGCGCGCGCTGGGGTTCCCCGGGGGCGCCATCCCGGTGATCGCGGCGCCGGTGGAGACAGAAGAATTCGGCGGTGGCGCGACGACGGTGGTGTACCACAGCTACCTGCTGCAGGcctccggcggcgtcggcggcggcgagaggcggtcGCTGGCGACGTCGGCGGGGATGTTCTGCGTGGCGCTGCAGaacgcggacgcggcggcgctgcaggcGGGGCTGAACTGGGCGTGCGGGCCCGGGCAGGCGGACTGCGCGGCGATCCAGCCCGGCGGCGCGTGCTACAAGCAGAACAACCTGCCGGCGCTGGCGTCCTACGCCTACAATGACTACTACCAGAAGATGGCGTCCACCGGCGCCACCTGCTCCTTCAAtggcaccgccaccaccaccaccgccgatcCCA GCTCAGGATCATGCGTCTTCACAGGAAG CTCGATGGCAGGAGGCTCGAACACGAGCGTGCCGGGAGCCAGCCCTCCGACGACGCTCTCCCCACCGGCGGGCCTCACGCCGCCGGTCGGCACCAGCCCACCGACCGACTTCagcccgccggcggccggcacgaCCCCTCCGGCCGGCGGCTTCACCCCGCCGGCGGGCGGCTTCGGCACCCCGCCGTCGGGCGGGTTCggcacgccgccgtcggggTTCGGCCCGCCGGGGAGCTTCAACGGGAGCGGCTCGTCGTTCGGGCCCAGCAGCGCCTTCAGCCcgtacggcggcgccggccaccgcgacggcggcgcctccggcgctcgcctcgccgccgccgctgccctcgccGTGCTGCTCCTGTCCGTCGATCTCATGTGA
- the LOC127768595 gene encoding uncharacterized protein LOC127768595, translated as MDDVWPWLAGLAGEEPPPPQAVVALAAFADGTTSIVLQADHVALAEGDEEENTLVDFSLALNSTNGGAARVLWTSGRFEAASGVALQRQLLARLLDEVITLSPSVSCLSGNLGLGVGGAPESKLDEEIVAGIGNDSAASFFSLTLLLRLFWLCATEAPADTGFLFFQALGADIQRALVDCRPALALFLASLGPDVEERFMRSLGYMLAKLCLLREMQADADQPAPAATRRPRALPAACLSYATEVHGLWVLRGYAPVLAMPRVTCAASTTAPITALPHEAPEEPALRYGLVHQQLEVVAQLEYAVRARRGERFMTVAVRVDNVRVRVARLGFRRDDADADADGGDAHDDAMDGERHFPSRLRLWVGPRFGASYATGPSLGRSTGNPEQDVETTRTVKGAFAAAGATKLANGGVPPRIKAKTRSSARARNRSWRWEQEAEGSAGVFEGVLCDPATGTEISAWRGDNNNNNGGAGDPRNGMRRRYGGPGRAFSKMRGLVVAGDELPEEVTWRVGREAEGRTLPWRVGLKAWLTYLPNQVRSRHFETRCVEWAHEVDLPLAAVNGDER; from the coding sequence ATGGACGACGTGTGGCCGTGGCTGGCCGGCCTGGCCGgcgaggagccgccgccgccgcaggccgtTGTCGCCCTTGCCGCCTTCGCTGACGGCACCACGTCCATTGTCCTGCAGGCCGACCACGTCGCATTGGCTGAAGGTGATGAGGAAGAGAACACTCTAGTAGATTTCTCTCTCGCCTTGAACAGCACCAATGGCGGCGCAGCGCGCGTGCTGTGGACGTCGGGTCGATTTGAGGCCGCCTCCGGTGTCGCGTTGCAGCGGCAGCTGCTGGCGAGGCTGCTCGACGAGGTGATCACGCTCTCGCCGTCCGTCTCTTGCTTGAGCGGAAACCTCGGACTCGGAGTCGGCGGCGCACCGGAGTCGAAGTTGGACGAGGAGATCGTCGCCGGCATCGGGAATGATTCTGCCGCCTCATTCTTCTCGCTGACTCTCCTTCTGCGCCTCTTCTGGCTGTGCGCCACCGAGGCACCCGCCGACACCGGGTTTCTCTTCTTCCAAGCTCTCGGCGCCGACATCCAGCGCGCTCTCGTGGACTGCCGCCCAGCGCTCGCCCTGTTCCTGGCCTCCCTCGGCCCGGACGTCGAGGAGCGGTTCATGCGGTCGCTCGGCTACATGCTCGCCAAGCTGTGCTTGCTACGGGAGATGCAAGCGGATGCGGAtcagccggcgccggcggcgacacggcgccCGCGCGCGCTCCCCGCGGCGTGCCTGTCGTACGCCACCGAGGTGCACGGGCTGTGGGTTCTGAGAGGATACGCGCCGGTGCTCGCCATGCCCCGTGTCACCTGCGCGGCATCGACGACGGCGCCCATCACGGCGCTGCCGCACGAGGCGCCGGAGGAGCCGGCGCTGAGGTACGGACTGGTGCACCAGCAGCTGGAGGTCGTGGCGCAGCTGGAGTATGCcgtgcgcgctcgccgcggcgagaGGTTCATGACCGTCGCCGTGCGCGTCGACAACGTCCGGGTACGCGTCGCGCGGCTCGGGTTCCGGAGGGACGACGCGGACGCTGacgccgacggtggcgacgcTCACGACGACGCCATGGACGGCGAGCGCCATTTCCCGTCCCGTCTCCGCCTCTGGGTCGGCCCTAGGTTCGGCGCGTCGTACGCGACCGGCCCGAGCCTCGGCCGGTCGACGGGGAACCCGGAGCAGGACGTCGAGACGACGCGCACCGTCAAgggcgccttcgccgccgccggcgccacgaAGCTAGCCAACGGCGGCGTCCCTCCGAGGATCAAGGCCAAGACGCGGTCGTCGGCCCGGGCACGCAACCGGAGCTGGCGGTGGGAGCAGGAGGCGGAGGGCAGCGCCGGCGTGTTCGAGGGCGTGCTGTGCGACCCGGCCACCGGCACGGAGAtctcggcgtggcgcggcgacaacaacaacaacaatggcggcgccggtgaccCGCGCaacgggatgcggcggcggtacGGCGGGCCGGGCAGGGCGTTCAGCAAGATGCGGGGgctggtggtggccggcgacgagctgccCGAGGAGGTGACGTGGagggtggggagggaggcggaggggagAACGCTGCCGTGGCGCGTGGGGCTCAAGGCCTGGTTGACCTACCTTCCCAACCAGGTGAGGAGCCGCCATTTCGAGACGAGGTGCGTCGAGTGGGCACACGAGGTCGACCTCCCGCTTGCCGCCGTTAATGGCGAcgagaggtaa